In bacterium, a single genomic region encodes these proteins:
- the nrdR gene encoding transcriptional regulator NrdR encodes MKCPYCGTDEDRVIDSRPARDGRAIRRRRECSHCGNRFTTYEAPEVQVVIVAKTDGSREPFDRNKVLRGVTVACNKRPIRPEQIEEISQRVEQRAVAASETGEVSSAHIGQWILEELAVVDEVAYVRFASVFKRYESLEEFLAELERLRLGNAAPTVVD; translated from the coding sequence ATGAAGTGCCCGTATTGTGGAACGGACGAAGATAGAGTCATAGACTCGCGGCCGGCTCGTGACGGCCGGGCCATTCGCCGGCGGCGGGAATGCTCGCATTGCGGGAACCGCTTCACTACCTACGAAGCTCCCGAAGTGCAGGTGGTGATCGTGGCCAAGACCGACGGTTCGCGCGAACCCTTTGACCGGAACAAGGTGCTGCGGGGAGTGACCGTTGCCTGCAACAAGCGGCCCATCCGGCCTGAGCAGATCGAAGAGATTTCCCAGCGCGTGGAACAGCGGGCGGTCGCGGCTTCGGAGACCGGTGAAGTCTCCAGTGCCCACATCGGCCAGTGGATTCTCGAGGAACTGGCGGTTGTGGATGAAGTGGCCTATGTCCGCTTTGCCTCGGTTTTTAAGCGATACGAAAGCCTGGAAGAATTCCTGGCCGAACTGGAGAGGCTGCGGCTGGGAAACGCCGCACCGACCGTTGTTGATTGA
- a CDS encoding serine hydroxymethyltransferase — MISEKRLQQSDPEIFAAIDRERLRQNNGLELIASENFVSTAVLEAMGNVMTNKYAEGYPAKRYYGGCEFVDDAERLAQQRACQLFGCKWANVQPHSGAQANMAVYYTLLNSGDTFMGMDLAHGGHLTHGSPVNFTGRTYNVVSYGVKRETGRIDFDDVVKKAREHKPRMIMTGSSAYPRAWELAKFRELADEVGAYLVCDMAHFAGLVAGKVHPDPIPHSHVVTTTTHKTLRGPRGGMLLSSDEGGEFKLAGMPKSKTLPEALDAWVFPGVQGGPLMHVIAAKAVALGEALSPDFKTYAEQVVKNAKVLAESLMGFGYNLVSGGTDTHLILMDLSPKGLTGKAAEKALEKAGITVNKNMVPFDPQKPFVTSGIRMGTPAITTRGMGVAEMKKIAGWIHRVLINMEDDTVLSAVRSELEEMVKSFPLYPQYLAIRPV; from the coding sequence ATGATCTCCGAGAAGCGGTTGCAGCAGTCTGATCCCGAAATATTTGCGGCCATTGATCGCGAACGTCTGCGGCAGAATAACGGCCTCGAGCTCATCGCGTCCGAGAACTTCGTTTCGACGGCGGTTCTGGAAGCGATGGGCAACGTGATGACCAACAAGTACGCCGAAGGCTATCCCGCCAAACGCTACTACGGCGGATGCGAATTCGTGGACGATGCGGAACGTCTGGCTCAGCAGCGAGCCTGCCAGCTGTTCGGCTGCAAGTGGGCCAACGTGCAGCCGCACTCGGGCGCGCAAGCCAATATGGCCGTATACTACACGCTTCTGAATTCCGGCGATACGTTCATGGGGATGGACCTCGCTCATGGCGGCCATCTGACGCACGGCTCGCCGGTGAATTTTACCGGCCGAACCTATAACGTAGTCAGCTATGGAGTTAAGCGGGAAACCGGCCGGATTGATTTCGACGACGTAGTCAAGAAGGCGCGTGAGCACAAGCCGCGAATGATTATGACCGGATCGTCGGCCTATCCGCGGGCCTGGGAGCTAGCCAAGTTCCGCGAGCTGGCCGACGAAGTGGGAGCCTATCTGGTATGTGACATGGCTCACTTCGCGGGGCTGGTGGCGGGCAAGGTTCATCCCGATCCAATTCCCCACAGTCACGTCGTCACCACCACCACGCATAAGACGCTGCGCGGCCCGCGCGGGGGGATGCTGCTGTCGAGTGACGAAGGCGGCGAGTTCAAGCTGGCCGGAATGCCGAAATCCAAGACCTTGCCCGAAGCGCTGGATGCCTGGGTCTTTCCGGGCGTGCAGGGCGGGCCGCTCATGCATGTCATCGCCGCCAAGGCGGTGGCCTTGGGCGAGGCGCTTTCCCCGGACTTCAAGACCTATGCTGAGCAAGTGGTCAAGAATGCAAAGGTTCTGGCCGAATCGCTTATGGGTTTCGGATACAATCTGGTCTCGGGAGGTACCGATACTCATTTGATCCTTATGGATCTATCCCCCAAAGGTCTGACCGGGAAAGCCGCCGAAAAGGCTCTTGAAAAAGCGGGAATCACGGTCAACAAGAACATGGTACCTTTCGATCCTCAGAAGCCGTTTGTCACCTCAGGGATTCGGATGGGAACTCCCGCGATCACTACCCGGGGGATGGGGGTGGCAGAAATGAAGAAGATCGCCGGCTGGATCCACCGGGTGCTGATAAATATGGAAGATGACACGGTTCTGTCGGCGGTGCGATCCGAGCTTGAAGAGATGGTCAAGAGTTTTCCGCTGTACCCGCAATATCTGGCCATTCGGCCGGTTTAG
- the rho gene encoding transcription termination factor Rho — MDIAQLQALAVPDLIKMGKELEIPEIAGLPKHDLIFKILAKQAAKDGVVLASGVLEILPDGYGFLRSAAASYLPSPDDVYVSPSQIKRFGLRTGHVVSGQVRPPKEGERFFALLKVETVNMADSESVKDAIHFDNLTPLYPHRKFKLETTIKDLTLRVIDVFTPVGMGQRGLIVAPPRTGKTIILQRIANAIAENHPDVILMVLLIDERPEEVTDMERNVKGEVVSSTFDERAERHVQVANMVLEKAKRMVEMQRDVVVLLDSITRLARAHNAVMPHSGRVLSGGVDANALYEPKRFFGAARNIEGGGSLTILATALIETGSRADEVIFEEFKGTGNMELVLDRRLADMRIFPAIDLMKSGTRREELLLSEAVLQRMYVLRNVLDHNNPIESMKFLLDKMRDTRSNAEFFELMAKGG, encoded by the coding sequence ATGGACATCGCACAACTTCAAGCCCTCGCCGTGCCCGACCTCATCAAAATGGGCAAGGAACTCGAGATTCCGGAAATCGCAGGCCTGCCGAAACACGACCTGATCTTCAAGATTCTGGCCAAACAGGCCGCCAAAGATGGAGTGGTGCTCGCATCGGGCGTCTTGGAAATCCTGCCCGATGGGTACGGATTCCTGCGTAGCGCCGCCGCTTCTTATCTCCCCAGTCCCGATGATGTGTATGTCTCGCCATCGCAGATCAAGCGGTTTGGTCTGCGCACGGGACACGTCGTCTCGGGTCAAGTACGCCCCCCCAAGGAGGGCGAACGCTTCTTCGCCCTGCTCAAGGTCGAAACGGTGAACATGGCCGATTCCGAATCGGTGAAGGACGCGATTCACTTCGACAATCTGACTCCTCTGTATCCGCATCGAAAGTTCAAGCTCGAGACCACGATCAAGGATCTCACGCTTCGTGTTATAGACGTTTTCACGCCGGTGGGAATGGGGCAGCGCGGACTTATCGTAGCACCGCCGCGGACCGGGAAAACGATCATCCTACAGAGAATCGCCAACGCCATCGCCGAGAATCACCCCGACGTCATTCTGATGGTGTTGCTGATTGACGAGCGGCCCGAGGAGGTCACCGACATGGAGCGCAACGTGAAGGGCGAGGTGGTGTCCTCAACCTTCGATGAGCGCGCGGAGCGGCACGTGCAGGTGGCCAACATGGTCCTCGAGAAGGCCAAGCGAATGGTTGAGATGCAGCGGGACGTGGTTGTCCTGCTGGACTCCATCACCCGGCTGGCCCGCGCCCATAACGCGGTCATGCCGCATTCGGGCCGAGTGCTGTCGGGCGGGGTGGACGCGAATGCACTCTACGAACCCAAGCGTTTTTTCGGCGCGGCGCGGAACATCGAAGGGGGCGGCAGTCTGACGATTCTGGCGACCGCGCTGATCGAGACCGGATCGCGCGCCGATGAAGTGATTTTCGAAGAGTTCAAAGGCACGGGCAACATGGAGCTGGTTCTTGACCGCCGGCTGGCCGACATGCGGATCTTCCCGGCGATTGACCTCATGAAAAGCGGTACGCGCCGCGAGGAACTGCTTCTGTCGGAAGCGGTCCTACAGCGAATGTACGTCCTTCGTAACGTGCTGGATCACAACAATCCGATCGAGTCCATGAAATTCCTGCTGGACAAGATGCGGGACACGCGCTCTAACGCAGAGTTCTTCGAACTCATGGCCAAGGGCGGCTGA
- the murI gene encoding glutamate racemase, protein MSSNRASQPIAIFDSGLGGLTVVAEIHRQLPHENLLFLADRARVPYASQSVPLIARWASECFDFLLAHDPKAVVIACNTVSAVYLNELREQTPVPVIGVIEPTARAAVKATRSGRIGVVATKATVRRRAYDVALAHLRADLQIASSGAALLVPLVEEGWTTGEIPRKVVEHYLEPLKRERVDTVVLGCTHYEYFVSIMQQIMGNGVQIINTPHVTTLELVSLLTERNELRSENRAGTVGVYSTDINEALERVVNDLFAEGLPTGQITVQSAQIPPFRARLHHS, encoded by the coding sequence ATGAGCAGCAACCGCGCGTCCCAACCGATCGCCATCTTCGATTCGGGTCTCGGCGGCCTGACGGTCGTGGCGGAGATCCACCGGCAACTGCCGCACGAGAATCTGCTGTTTTTGGCCGACCGGGCCCGTGTTCCCTACGCCTCGCAGAGTGTTCCCCTCATCGCGCGCTGGGCCTCGGAGTGCTTTGATTTTCTGCTGGCCCATGATCCGAAGGCGGTCGTGATTGCCTGCAATACCGTCTCCGCCGTCTATCTGAACGAACTGCGCGAGCAGACTCCGGTGCCGGTGATCGGAGTCATCGAGCCGACGGCCCGGGCCGCCGTGAAGGCCACTCGCAGCGGACGGATCGGAGTGGTGGCCACGAAAGCCACCGTGCGGCGGCGGGCCTACGACGTGGCTCTGGCTCATCTTCGAGCGGATCTGCAAATCGCTTCCAGCGGGGCGGCTCTACTTGTCCCGCTCGTCGAGGAGGGTTGGACCACTGGAGAAATTCCCCGCAAGGTGGTGGAGCATTACCTTGAGCCGCTGAAGCGCGAGCGAGTTGACACGGTTGTCCTGGGCTGCACTCACTATGAGTATTTCGTCTCGATCATGCAGCAGATCATGGGCAACGGCGTTCAGATCATTAACACCCCCCATGTGACCACGCTCGAATTAGTGAGCCTGCTTACGGAACGAAACGAGCTGCGAAGTGAGAATCGCGCGGGAACGGTGGGGGTGTACTCGACGGACATCAACGAAGCCTTGGAACGGGTCGTCAACGACCTGTTCGCCGAGGGCCTGCCGACCGGCCAAATCACCGTTCAATCGGCCCAGATCCCGCCGTTTCGCGCCAGACTTCATCATTCCTGA
- a CDS encoding N-acetylmuramoyl-L-alanine amidase, giving the protein MKWMRISLAIVILAAVAPVWAANSVSLVDSSGRFLGTLPLIPRGDEQLMPLNTLAHKAEWVLEMTRDAYIVTYPAGSVTFRRGNPFVGVEGGFVQLRLSPQEWDGALWFPLSDLTAVFGPDVMHDPRKNLIEIRTAYMEPSAPEVPPAGLEEATPQWTLQTVIVDPGHGGKDPGATGLHGLKEKQISLDVALKLARMLEGRGIAARLTRVDDRFVSLRERARFANDERGDLFVSIHCNSNPDSTIRGVETYFLKPARTERAMRAAMRENSVVRLENGGTDYPELTEENFILLTMATSQYLKDSEAWAAHLLKETSQTSGSEPRGVDQAGFYVLMGVSMPSVLVECGYLTNPEDAAVLDSDQGRQKVAMGIMNSIMAMKNSMEMSASR; this is encoded by the coding sequence ATGAAATGGATGCGGATTAGTCTGGCAATCGTTATTCTGGCCGCAGTGGCTCCGGTCTGGGCTGCCAATTCCGTATCGCTGGTGGACAGTTCGGGGCGGTTTTTGGGAACTCTGCCGCTCATTCCCCGGGGTGACGAGCAGCTCATGCCGCTGAACACACTGGCTCACAAGGCGGAATGGGTCTTGGAGATGACGCGGGACGCCTATATCGTCACGTACCCGGCCGGATCGGTGACGTTCCGCCGGGGCAATCCCTTTGTCGGCGTCGAGGGCGGCTTTGTGCAGCTCCGTCTTTCGCCTCAGGAGTGGGACGGAGCGTTGTGGTTTCCTCTGTCCGACCTGACGGCGGTATTCGGCCCGGATGTTATGCATGATCCCCGGAAAAACCTGATCGAAATCCGCACGGCCTATATGGAGCCTTCGGCGCCCGAAGTTCCGCCGGCGGGTCTGGAAGAGGCGACTCCCCAATGGACGCTGCAGACGGTAATCGTAGATCCGGGACACGGCGGCAAGGACCCCGGCGCGACCGGACTCCACGGATTGAAGGAGAAGCAAATCTCTCTGGACGTCGCTCTGAAACTGGCTCGAATGCTGGAAGGCCGGGGAATCGCGGCGCGGCTGACGAGGGTGGATGACCGCTTCGTTTCCCTGCGGGAGCGAGCGCGATTCGCCAATGACGAACGCGGCGATTTGTTCGTCTCCATTCACTGCAACAGCAATCCCGATTCGACGATCCGGGGAGTGGAAACCTACTTCTTGAAACCCGCCCGGACGGAACGGGCGATGCGCGCGGCGATGCGCGAGAACAGCGTGGTGCGGCTCGAAAACGGCGGCACGGATTATCCCGAGCTGACCGAAGAGAACTTCATCCTCCTGACCATGGCGACCAGCCAGTATCTGAAGGACAGCGAAGCCTGGGCGGCGCATCTGCTGAAGGAAACCAGTCAGACGTCGGGCAGCGAGCCGCGCGGAGTGGATCAGGCCGGCTTCTACGTGCTCATGGGAGTGTCCATGCCGTCGGTGCTGGTGGAATGCGGCTATTTGACGAATCCCGAAGATGCCGCGGTTCTCGATTCGGATCAAGGCCGTCAAAAGGTCGCCATGGGGATCATGAACTCGATCATGGCCATGAAGAACTCGATGGAGATGTCAGCCTCACGATGA
- a CDS encoding glycosyltransferase family 2 protein, giving the protein MNDQTAVIVLNWNGLADTRECLASLFRITGASFRAYVVDNGSTDGSAEVLQSEFGERITLIANPENLLYAGGNNVGIRRALADGCAHLLLLNNDTIVDERLLAELVAASKRWDSAVLCPKIYFASPPNMLWYAGGRLNLKRALFVHRGHCELDRGQYDTEEPTGWATGCALFAPRQVFENVGLLDESLGLYNEDVDFCLRARTQGYATAYVPSGVVWHKVSASVGGVRSLRKLRLKWTSLLRMLRRHIPKRRERFGALAGFMVREAPRLVWHLTFRRFD; this is encoded by the coding sequence GTGAACGATCAGACGGCCGTTATCGTGCTGAACTGGAACGGGCTTGCCGATACGCGGGAGTGTCTCGCCAGTTTGTTCCGCATAACGGGGGCGTCGTTTCGCGCATATGTTGTGGACAACGGTTCCACCGACGGCAGCGCCGAGGTTTTGCAGAGCGAATTCGGCGAGCGGATCACGCTGATTGCGAATCCCGAGAACCTGCTCTATGCGGGCGGGAACAACGTGGGGATTCGGCGGGCTTTGGCCGACGGATGCGCGCATCTGCTGCTCTTGAACAACGACACGATTGTGGATGAGCGGCTACTCGCCGAGTTGGTGGCGGCTTCCAAGCGATGGGATAGTGCGGTGTTGTGTCCGAAGATTTACTTCGCGAGTCCGCCGAACATGCTGTGGTATGCCGGCGGACGACTCAATCTGAAGCGGGCGCTGTTCGTTCATCGCGGGCACTGCGAGCTCGATAGAGGCCAGTACGATACCGAGGAACCGACCGGCTGGGCGACGGGTTGTGCGTTGTTCGCGCCCCGGCAGGTATTCGAGAATGTCGGCCTGCTCGATGAGAGTCTGGGCCTCTACAATGAGGACGTGGATTTCTGTCTCCGGGCGAGGACGCAGGGCTACGCAACCGCTTACGTGCCGTCCGGAGTGGTATGGCATAAGGTGTCGGCGTCGGTGGGCGGAGTGCGGTCGCTGCGAAAGCTCCGCCTGAAATGGACCAGCCTACTCAGGATGCTGCGTCGGCACATCCCCAAACGACGGGAACGCTTCGGCGCATTGGCGGGTTTCATGGTCAGGGAAGCGCCGCGGCTGGTCTGGCATTTGACGTTTCGGCGCTTCGACTGA